In Candida orthopsilosis Co 90-125, chromosome 6 draft sequence, the following are encoded in one genomic region:
- a CDS encoding Fig1 protein (similar to C. parapsilosis CPAR2_602740 and C. albicans FIG1 similar to S. cerevisiae Fig1p, which is an integral membrane protein required for mating), which translates to MFIISKGVILLIMIIQFVTTVLLVFLLLGCVDASSNYSNVYLFNYKFNSSSSLYQHLTLDSNSTSTNSTSTTSSFLDSDLSKISVKVGYMALCISANDFQQCSSYVDLQSIPQLTISFFETKFSLLDIAQTFHTFIVHQRLLMASMIFTLAILIILCYLVLPICFGTLTIKRIGLLLSFTNMMLWGLGTMLQHQSVIATTKLLTGASFEVVEVGRGQRAETMTWVSFSFLIVVFLSFVMMNYAAMRNLRGANGSGKKSVIMEKV; encoded by the coding sequence ATGTTTATCATATCCAAAGGTGTTATTCTACTAATCATGATCATCCAATTTGTAACTACGGTATTGCTTGTATTTTTGTTACTTGGATGTGTCGATGCTTCCTCAAACTATTCCAATGTTTACTTGTTCAACTACAagttcaattcatcatcatcattatatCAACATTTAACTCTTGATTCAAactcaacatcaacaaacagCACTTCCACTACTAGTTCCTTTTTGGATTCGGATTTATCCAAGATATCAGTCAAGGTTGGATATATGGCCTTATGTATCTCTGCCAATGATTTCCAACAATGTTCATCTTACGTCGATTTACAATCGATCCCACAACTCacaatttccttttttgaGACAAAGTTCAGTTTACTCGACATTGCCCAAACGTTCCATACTTTCATCGTCCATCAACGTTTACTAATGGCATCAATGATCTTTACATTAGCAATCCTAATCATATTATGCTACTTGGTCTTGCCAATTTGTTTCGGAACATtaacaatcaaaagaattggtCTACTTTTATCTTTCACCAATATGATGCTTTGGGGATTGGGCACTATGTTGCAACATCAACTGGTGATTGCCACGACAAAGTTGTTGACTGGTGCAAGTTTTGAGGTTGTTGAAGTCGGGAGAGGACAACGTGCAGAGACAATGACTTGGGTTTCTTTTagttttttgattgttgtgtttttgagttttgtaatgatgaattatGCTGCTATGAGGAATTTGAGAGGCGCTAATGGTAGTGGGAAAAAAAGTGTTATTATGGAAAAAGTCTGA
- a CDS encoding TFIIH complex subunit → MLFSCENSLEGIWLALTDCADLLKNQKSKIKNLNTKKYSALLRCTMDAISDRVFTETSLESTTNDEPSLLTIILDISPRGWYSIKDSTSLQDVAKSLLVFLNGHLSINNSNQVSFIVSSPQTSKFLYPHPSNQKTSTTDSKISPGMYRQFKNVNEVVLEELNRFIKETSEISVVSTARRNSSITGAISMALTYTYRMSILDQSIQTTTASAINTSSINAKQSDASSSSTTAGIVPSTSTSIKSRILIVSANDGDDSINYIPLMNCIFTAQKLKVSIDVAKLGFKNSSYLQQASDATNGVYLHIEDPQGIIQVLTTAFFIEPNLRPYVILPTNTQVNYKASCFITKRPVDVGFVCSVCLCIMSKIPEDEKCPACSSEFDKRSIYELTKDPQVVTRKKRKLDDSAKANGS, encoded by the coding sequence ATGTTATTTAGTTGCGAAAACTCTTTAGAGGGTATTTGGTTAGCGTTAACTGATTGCGCagatcttttgaaaaatcaaaaatcgaaaatcaaaaatctAAATACCAAGAAGTATTCAGCTCTATTACGTTGTACAATGGATGCAATATCAGATAGAGTATTTACAGAAACTTCGCTTGAATCAACGACCAATGATGAGCCATCACTACTTACTATAATACTAGACATATCTCCACGAGGTTGGTATAGTATCAAagattcaacttcattacAAGATGTAGCTAAATCGTTACTTGTGTTTTTGAATGGACAtttatcaatcaacaattccaaCCAAGTGTCATTTATTGTCAGTCTGCCTCAAACTTCCAAATTCCTATACCCTCATCCCAGCAATCAGAAAACTTCGACTACGGACTCTAAGATATCACCAGGGATGTATCGACAATTTAAAAATGTAAATGAAGTGGTATTAGAAGAATTGAACCGATTTATTAAGGAAACAAGTGAAATATCAGTTGTATCTACTGCTAGGCGAAATTCTAGTATTACTGGTGCTATAAGTATGGCACTAACCTATACTTATAGAATGTCAATATTAGATCAATCAATACAAACTACAACAGCGTCAGCAATAAATACATCATCTATAAATGCCAAGCAATCTGAtgcatcttcatcctcCACTACAGCTGGAATAGTGccttcaacttcaacatctATAAAATCAAGGATTCTAATAGTCAGTGCAAATGATGGCGACGACAGTATTAACTATATCCCTTTAATGAATTGTATCTTTACGGCACAGAAGTTAAAAGTATCAATCGACGTAGCTAAATTGGGGTTTAAAAACTCATCCTATTTACAACAAGCTAGTGATGCAACAAATGGAGTATACTTACACATTGAAGATCCCCAGGGAATAATTCAAGTTTTGACAACTgctttttttattgaacCCAATTTACGCCCCTATGTTATTTTACCAACAAATACTCAAGTCAATTATAAAGCTAGTTGTTTTATTACAAAGCGACCTGTAGACGTGGGATTTGTTTGTTCAGTTTGTTTATGTATAATGAGCAAGATACCTGAAGACGAGAAATGTCCTGCCTGTTCAagtgaatttgataaacgAAGTATTTATGAATTGACTAAAGATCCACAAGTTGTGACTAGAAAGAAACGGAAGTTGGATGATAGTGCTAAAGCCAATGGGAGTTAA
- a CDS encoding Aim7 protein (3 introns; similar to C. parapsilosis CPAR2_602860 and C. albicans orf19.4193; S. cerevisiae homolog AIM7 has role in actin filament debranching, negative regulation of Arp2/3 complex-mediated actin nucleation and localizes to actin cortical patch, nucleus): MSSNLYSFSSTTLSELKKFRFESARVNKPQALIYAIDKDSNEIKQQEVDDPIDSIEGLVEELPDNNPRYILLSYPTKTKDGRIQSPLVMLYWIPPTSNQANRMLYAGAVEQFRDKAGVSKLIKVEDEDDFEDIEEQIVGS, encoded by the exons ATG tcatcaaatttgtattcattttcatcaacgaCATTATCTgaattaaagaaatttagATTCGAAAGCGCCAGGGTGAATAAACCACAGGCATTGATCT ATGCTATAGATAAAGATTCCAATGAGattaaacaacaagaagTTGACGACCCAATAGATTCAATAGAGGGattggttgaagaattaCCCGATAATAATCCACGATATATATTATTGTCCTATCCAACCAAGACCAAAGATGGTAGAATACAGTCACCGTTGGTTATGTTATATTGGATCCCACCAACGTCTAACCAAGCTAATAGAATGTTATATGCTGGAGCAGTTGAACAATTTAGAGATAAAGCTGGAGTATCAAA GTTGattaaagttgaagatgaagatgattttgaagatatcGAAGAGCAGATTGTCGGTAGTTAA
- a CDS encoding Sif2 protein (S. cerevisiae homolog SIF2 has role in negative regulation of meiosis, negative regulation of chromatin silencing at telomere, histone deacetylation, positive regulation of stress-activated MAPK cascade): protein MSLTSRELNYLIWRYFQEAGYDLSAFTFDRQSQCSKYEHAENEKIIEKIEPGCLVDLVQKGILYTIAESDAKDDSDYTLLGALVQQEIANLSDSNFSKAKNQKRFQLKSEVENGKQEGDMDLDNGPDHADFETKEISTELSFSSSLSCDWHPISEVLAYGKPNGSAIINAIKEGKFVESVEINHPDLLNVKNEINIVSWSPLGNLLLTAGAFSEIRAWSPDGKLKNIANTVFEDINAESEIKQSLITNILWNKSGKFVITIDSANNTTIWDGVTLSLVRQIQTEELDDATTAAVQTACWLSEDKFALTTATQGIKIFDIVQPHVGVNNFEVKSIGSLPGHQNHISSMKLNEFSKLLVTCSDYDYEIKVWSSSSAHTYLDLNVKSEKNQGLKLHASPIVGLHWIPSTEKSILASLSMEGILNIWDAESGENLKSSELFKNAENFSPELRHHVSKDVLLFNSVLSPNGKLLAVGDDFGKISVWDVNIEGHGSEDKSFVRCVAIYTPDIPEVENKDSTIGLSDLHWDHDSKKLAASYIGIESVIVSIV from the coding sequence ATGTCACTAACGAGTAGAGAATTGAATTACCTAATATGGCgatattttcaagaagCGGGTTATGATCTATCCGCATTCACATTTGATCGACAGTCACAATGTCTGAAATACGAACATGcagaaaatgaaaagataattgaaaagattgagcCTGGATGTTTAGTAGATTTGGTTCAGAAGGGGATACTATATACTATTGCTGAATCAGATGCCAAAGATGATAGTGATTATACTTTATTAGGAGCACTTGTGCAACAAGAAATCGCCAATTTGAGTGATTCTAATTTTTCCAAGGCAAAGAACCAGAAGAGATTTCAGCTAAAGTCGGAAGTTGAAAACGGTAAACAAGAGGGTGATATGGATCTTGACAATGGGCCAGATCATGCCGACTTCGAAACAAAGGAAATATCAACAGAGTTGAGTTTTTCATCTAGTTTGTCTTGTGATTGGCACCCTATTAGCGAAGTTCTTGCCTATGGTAAACCTAATGGCAGCGCCATCATCAATGCAATAAAGGAAGgtaaatttgttgagtCAGTGGAAATAAACCATCCCGATTTACTAAATGTGAAGAATGAGATAAATATTGTATCTTGGTCACCATTGGGTAATTTACTACTTACAGCAGGGGCATTCAGTGAAATACGAGCCTGGTCACCTGACGGAAAGCTCAAAAATATCGCAAACACAGTGTTCGAAGATATTAATGCCGAAAGTGAGATTAAACAATCCCTCATAACAAATATTTTATGGAACAAGCTGGGTAAATTTGTAATTACCATCGACAGCGCCAATAACACAACAATATGGGATGGTGTAACGTTGTCATTGGTACGACAAATTCAGACAGAGGAACTAGACGATGCAACAACTGCTGCTGTACAAACTGCTTGTTGGCTAAGTGAGGATAAATTTGCTCTTACTACAGCCACCCAGGgaattaaaatttttgacattGTACAACCTCATGTTGGTGTTAATAATTTTGAGGTGAAATCAATCGGAAGTCTACCTGGACATCAAAACCACATTTCACTGATGAAACTTAATGAATTTTCCAAGCTTTTAGTAACATGTTCGGATTATGATTATGAGATTAAAGTGTGGAGCAGCTCATCAGCCCACACATACTTGGACTTAAATGTGAAGTCAGAGAAGAATCAAGGATTGAAGCTACATGCCTCACCCATTGTTGGATTACATTGGATTCCCAGCACAGAAAAAAGTATATTGGCATCACTCTCAATGGAAGGTATATTAAACATATGGGATGCAGAGTCTGGTGAGAATCTCAAAAGTTCAGAGTTGTTTAAAAATGCTGAAAATTTCTCTCCTGAGCTACGCCATCACGTATCAAAAGATGTGTTACTATTTAACAGTGTCTTGTCACCAAATGGAAAACTACTAGCGGTAggtgatgattttggaaaaatatCAGTATGGGATGTAAATATAGAGGGTCATGGAAGTGAAGACAAAAGTTTTGTTAGATGTGTTGCTATTTACACACCAGATATACctgaagttgaaaacaaagacTCTACTATAGGATTAAGTGATTTACATTGGGATCACGATTCAAAAAAGCTAGCTGCGTCATATATTGGAATAGAAAGTGTAATAGTTAGTATTGTATAA
- a CDS encoding Exo84 protein (predicted subunit of the exocyst complex, involved in exocytosis), producing MNKVRNRQSKAVWKNQDARSNNPYAVNNNLARTETNRSYLAVPGQDGANPARATGASSNSLQVPNPYGDMHNVNGNQKQNRRYSIHYAAHQHRRSFSQSGGAPGFSSSGAPPLPGLPAAPNVVRGEEKPTTIEQKIFKELGHGSAAEVDDYYKTLKKQNQVITRDIKENINQNQKNILELTKDLKDTQEELVNMRITAKDLFEVLDDFREAAERRLKLEFDAPQQQQHQPHSPTKQSQLRPSNNQKDRSSILVLEKMWAKEIQSLFKHVDGASKFIQPIPGRHVLAESGRWHEVNVGTWKPSNAGHLFILNDLILIATRKPLGGGHSGDKSSEGKGSKLQAIQCLPLIQVSLSQVKPPKSDNSLYFINIKTKSLSYVYSTDRYDHLVKIVDAFNKGKNERVHAKRLENGAKDVDNNGSESKEEKRQLRESLRHSGSYNDGQGVVDDQGKRISGPNGIASPTRTSNSHKRSSSDFVLDDISARVHSRNRSQDMGQTMKMASNTGKSSIFIEIKRVEDKLDDVDVYISQNEYVKAVESLDEIEAKIRGIDNKINKQKNQSGSDVADEALLLDVLKLKITNRKQDLIKNLLFDLSNNISRLSSTAVGDILHLFDNLNKLQTGIQAYLNSTSLYLSNMVSKLIVGLQGSTKIDVVNYLSNLVVVNVAIVKRTVETYNTEIKAIIEQSPNSSNVDSSGLVDWCAEEFAKLFKQIKKHLYGTLLIVDGHSEEDEFGFTHTQYRIKDENLYGQFAEVLENQLGELKTVGVNVDFIFDSILNIRQTTPL from the coding sequence ATGAATAAAGTTAGAAATAGACAAAGCAAAGCTGTTTGGAAGAATCAAGATGCAAGAAGTAATAACCCATATGCtgtcaacaacaacttaGCACGTACAGAAACCAACAGGAGTTATCTTGCAGTGCCTGGGCAAGATGGTGCTAATCCTGCGAGAGCAACTGGAGCCAGCTCCAACCTGTTACAAGTCCCCAATCCGTATGGCGATATGCACAATGTGAATGGAAACCAGAAACAAAATAGGAGATACAGCATTCATTATGCTGCACATCAACATCGTCGGTCATTCTCACAATCAGGCGGTGCACCAGGGTTCAGTTCGTCAGGGGCCCCGCCGTTACCAGGATTACCGGCTGCACCTAATGTCGTACGCGGTGAAGAAAAACCAACTACCATTGAGCAGAAAATCTTTAAGGAATTGGGACATGGATCAGCTGCCgaagttgatgattatTATAAgacattgaagaaacaaaaccaaGTGATCACAAGGGACATTAAGGAGAATATCAACCAGAATCAAAAGAACATCTTAGAATTGACTAAAGATCTAAAAGACACGCAAGAGGAATTGGTGAACATGAGAATAACCGCTAAGGACTTGTTTGAAGTCCTTGATGATTTCAGAGAAGCTGCGGAACGTCGACTAAAACTAGAGTTTGATGCGCctcagcaacagcagcacCAGCCACATCTGCCTACGAAACAGCTGCAATTGCGTCcatcaaacaatcaaaaggATAGATCATCCATACTCGTACTTGAGAAAATGTGGGCCAAGGAAATTCAATCTTTGTTTAAACATGTTGATGGAGCATCTAAATTTATTCAGCCAATTCCTGGTAGACATGTTTTGGCGGAAAGTGGAAGATGGCATGAGGTCAATGTAGGTACGTGGAAACCAAGTAATGCAGGACATTTattcattttgaatgatttgatcttgattGCCACGAGGAAACCATTGGGTGGTGGTCATTCGGGAGATAAATCCAGTGAAGGAAAAGGAAGTAAGTTACAAGCTATACAATGTTTACCTTTGATTCAAGTATCATTAAGTCAAGTCAAGCCACCAAAAAGTGATAATTCCCTAtactttatcaacatcaagaCCAAATCACTTAGTTATGTTTATTCAACGGATAGGTATGACCATTTAGTCaagattgttgatgcaTTCAACAAGGGTAAGAATGAAAGGGTTCATGCAAAACGATTAGAGAATGGAGCTAAAGACGTAGACAATAATGGTAGTGAATCAAAAGAGGAGAAACGTCAATTACGTGAATCATTGAGACATTCAGGGTCGTACAACGATGGACAaggtgttgttgatgatcaAGGCAAACGTATCAGTGGACCTAACGGAATTGCTAGTCCTACTCGTACGTCCAACTCGCACAAGAGGTCATCTTCTGATTTTGTGTTAGATGATATCAGCGCTAGGGTTCATTCAAGGAATAGGTCTCAAGATATGGGTCAAACTATGAAAATGGCTAGTAACACAGGCAAATCGCTGATATTCATCGAAATCAAACGTGTTGAGGACAAATTGGATGACGTTGATGTATACATATCTCAAAATGAGTACGTCAAAGCTGTTGAGTCattggatgaaattgaagctAAAATTCGTGGCATtgacaacaaaatcaacaaacaaaagaaccAATCTGGCAGCGATGTAGCTGATGAAGCTTTGCTACTTGAtgtattgaaattgaaaattacCAACCGGAAACAAGActtgatcaaaaacttgTTATTCGATTTACTGAATAATATATCACgattatcatcaactgcAGTGGGGGATATACTTCActtgtttgataatttgaataaactACAAACTGGAATCCAAGCATACTTAAACTCAACATCATTATACCTTTCAAATATGGTTtctaaattgattgttgggCTACAAGGAAGTACtaaaattgatgttgtcaATTACTTGTCTAATTTGGTCGTGGTTAATGTCGCCATTGTGAAAAGGACAGTTGAGACATACAATACAGAAATTAAAGCCattattgaacaaagtcCCAATAGTAGCAATGTTGATTCTTCAGGGTTGGTTGATTGGTGTGCTGAAGAGTTTGCCAAATTGtttaaacaaatcaagAAGCATTTATATGgaacattgttgattgtagATGGACACAGTGAAGAGGATGAATTTGGTTTCACTCATACTCAGTATCGAATCAAAGATGAGAATTTGTACGGGCAATTTGCTgaagttttggaaaaccaGTTGggtgaattgaaaactgTTGGAGTCAATGTcgatttcatttttgacTCCATTTTGAACATTAGACAAACAACCCCGTTATAA
- a CDS encoding Rps13 ribosomal protein of the small subunit: MGRMHSSGKGISSSAIPYSRNAPSWFKLSSDDVVEQVIKYARKGLTPSSIGVVLRDAHGVSQTKVVTGNKILRILKSNGLAPEIPEDLYFLIKKAVSVRKHLERNRKDKDSKFRLILIESRIHRLARYYRTVAVLPPNWKYESATASALVA, encoded by the exons ATGGGTCGTATGCATTCATCT GGTAAAGGTATTTCCTCATCTGCTATTCCATACTCAAGAAACGCTCCATCTTGgttcaaattatcaagtGACGATGTTGTGGAACAAGTCATCAAGTATGCAAGAAAAGGTTTGactccatcatcaattggtgTTGTCTTGAGAGATGCTCACGGTGTTTCTCAAACCAAAGTTGTCACCGGTAACAAAATTTtaagaattttgaaatcaaacgGTTTGGCTCCAGAAATTCCAGAAGATTTGTACTTTTTGATTAAAAAAGCTGTTTCAGTTAGAAAACATTTGGAAAGAAACAGAAAAGATAAGGATTCTAAATTcagattgattttgattgaatcaAGAATCCACAGATTGGCTAGATACTACAGAACTGTTGCTGTTTTGCCACCAAACTGGAAATACGAATCCGCTACTGCTTCTGCTTTGGTTGCTTAA
- a CDS encoding membrane transporter → MSPSSNQEEDKSRSPNSLHKTIDGEDGPDNTSIASSESQQNDSRDSHQVKPLNRSESPVYPADSPYTAFPPHIHRQESHHSSKSSRRVHEPPNAILGPLADLERSVSSFEDLEGQRSQMTRQRSQMTRQRSQMTRQQSAVTSASKKSLRVSRKEKRGLLSSMVVVPEYHDARDYPQKIKYLIVTIIALASITGPMGTSIMLPAIDDIVDKLHTTNSEVNVSVGVYLLSLGIFPLWWSSFSERFGRRSVYLVSFVFFVAFSIGTALAPNISALIVLRVLQGGSSASVQAVGAGTIADLFAPHERGKAMGWYYLGPLMGPFLAPILGGAVSQAWGWRATQWLLLIFAACNLLSMAFLLPETLRRVDNLQAIKAMMHQQENTNEDDEKSNLSHSGDEEDQRSSSEGSLSEKRVRKHDQQHQQQQPEDISDTELQRVATNLSRRSVAASINSHFEGEDDDGPVVDPVMPTLSRLTTNRSNYSRRLQQQYISEEVRRSASNVPSRVASRSTLASATPPQDSNDKWAKFKTNSYDLFVRPLHSTLLLKHPPVILVILFSGISFALIYFFNLAISYEYSRSPYNFSQIIVGLMYIPNSVTYLAASMIGGRWNDYLLNKYAEEHGELVPESRISWNIVLACVLYPIACLIFGWTIKYGEFWVVPLIGTAICGFASMLVIGATVTYLVDTLPGKGATGVALNNLIRQILAAIATFIVEPLLRAIGPGILFSILAGILIVATLILVYLKRKGAYFREHYDLMLLYDKL, encoded by the coding sequence ATGTCTCCTAGTTCTAACCAGGAAGAAGACAAATCACGCAGTCCTAATAGTCTACATAAAACtattgatggtgaagaCGGTCCTGACAACACTTCAATAGCTTCATCCGAATCACAGCAAAATGATTCTCGTGATCTGCATCAAGTTAAACCATTGAATCGATCAGAATCACCAGTGTATCCGGCAGATTCACCATATACTGCATTTCCACCCCACATTCATCGCCAAGAATCGCATCATAGTTCCAAAAGTTCAAGACGTGTGCATGAACCTCCAAATGCTATACTTGGTCCCTTGGCTGATTTGGAACGAAGTGtatcttcatttgaagatttggaagGACAACGATCGCAAATGACTAGACAACGATCGCAAATGACTAGACAACGATCGCAAATGACTAGACAACAATCAGCAGTCACTTCAGCATCGAAAAAATCACTTCGAGTATCTAGAAAGGAAAAACGAGGATTGTTGTCAAGTATGGTTGTTGTCCCCGAGTATCATGATGCTCGTGATTACCCACAAAAGATTAAATATCTTATTGTTACAATCATTGCCTTGGCTTCAATCACTGGACCCATGGGCACTTCAATTATGTTGCcagcaattgatgatattgttgataaactACACACCACAAATTCCGAAGTCAACGTGTCAGTTGGTGTTTACTTACTTTCATTGGGTATTTTCCCACTTTGGTGGTCATCATTCAGTGAACGCTTTGGGAGACGATCAGTTTATCTTGTGAGTTTTGTGTTTTTCGTTGCATTTTCCATAGGAACTGCATTAGCTCCCAACATTTCCGCATTGATTGTGTTGCGTGTTTTACAAGGCGGTTCGTCAGCTTCAGTTCAAGCTGTCGGAGCAGGAACAATTGCTGATTTATTTGCTCCTCATGAAAGAGGTAAAGCTATGGGGTGGTATTATCTTGGTCCTTTAATGGGTCCATTTTTGGCTCCTATTTTGGGAGGTGCTGTTTCTCAAGCATGGGGATGGAGAGCAACTCaatggttgttgttgatttttgcTGCTTGTAATTTGTTATCTATGGCATTCCTTTTGCCAGAGACATTGAGAAGAGTTGACAATTTACAAGCGATTAAAGCAATGAtgcatcaacaagaaaataccaatgaagatgatgaaaagagCAATTTGTCTCACTCAGGTGACGAGGAAGATCAACGTTCATCTAGCGAAGGTAGCTTATCAGAAAAGCGTGTGCGCAAACATGATcagcaacatcaacaacaacaaccagaAGACATATCTGATACCGAGTTACAAAGAGTTGCCACAAATTTAAGCAGACGGTCAGTTGCAGCCTCCATCAATTCCCATTTTGAAGGTGAAGACGACGATGGACCCGTGGTAGACCCCGTTATGCCCACATTATCACGATTAACAACAAATAGATCAAATTATTCACGTCGATTACAACAGCAATATATATCTGAAGAAGTTCGTCGATCAGCATCAAACGTTCCATCACGAGTTGCATCAAGGAGCACACTAGCATCAGCAACTCCTCCACAAGATAGCAATGATAAATGGGCtaaattcaaaaccaaCTCCTACGATCTATTTGTGCGTCCATTACATTCAACCCTCCTACTCAAACATCCACCAGTTATACTAGTCATTTTGTTCTCTGGGATTTCATTTGCCCTCATctattttttcaatttagccATTTCATACGAATATTCACGATCGCCATACAATTTCTCGCAAATCATTGTTGGGTTAATGTATATCCCCAATTCAGTCACCTACCTCGCCGCATCAATGATTGGCGGTCGTTGGAACGATTATTTACTCAACAAATACGCCGAAGAACACGGTGAATTAGTTCCTGAGTCGCGTATTTCTTGGAACATTGTCCTCGCTTGTGTACTTTACCCCATTGCATGTTTGATTTTCGGCTGGACTATTAAATATGGTGAATTTTGGGTCGTTCCGTTGATTGGAACTGCCATTTGTGGATTTGCGtcaatgttggtgattGGAGCTACCGTCACCTACCTTGTCGATACGTTACCGGGAAAGGGCGCTACTGGTGTAGCGttgaataatttgattCGACAGATTTTGGCGGCAATTGCTACGTTTATTGTGGAGCCTTTGTTGCGAGCTATTGGACCTGGTATTTTGTTTAGTATCTTGGCGGGGATTTTGATTGTTGCTACGCTTATTTTAGTTTATTTGAAACGAAAGGGGGCTTATTTTAGAGAGCATTATGATTTGATGCTTCTTTATGATAAATTATAG
- a CDS encoding Fca1 cytosine deaminase gives MSLFDDKKGMQIALNQAKKSFAEGGIPIGGCLIQSDGTLLSSGHNQRVQKGSAILHGEMSVLENAGRLPATTYRDCTMYTTLSPCSMCTGAILLYGIKRVVVGENETFMGGESLLKQHGVEVVNLNDEGCKEILQKFIEEKPQCWDEDIGV, from the coding sequence ATGtctttatttgatgataaaaaaGGTATGCAGATTGCTCTTAACCAAGCCAAAAAATCTTTTGCTGAGGGAGGTATCCCCATAGGTGGCTGCTTAATTCAATCGGATGGAACTTTATTGTCCTCGGGCCATAATCAGAGAGTCCAAAAGGGGTCGGCCATCTTGCACGGAGAAATGTCAGTCTTGGAAAACGCCGGTAGATTACCAGCTACAACATATCGTGATTGCACAATGTACACTACGTTATCCCCGTGTTCAATGTGTACTGGAGCCATATTATTATATGGTATTAAACgggttgttgttggtgagAATGAAACTTTTATGGGTGGTGAAtcattattgaaacaacatggggttgaagttgttaatttgaatgatgagGGGTGTAAggaaattttacaaaagttCATTGAAGAGAAACCACAGTGTTGGgatgaagatattggtGTATAG